The stretch of DNA CAACAACAACGTGCGGTACTTCAAGAAACGACCTCCTTTCTCCCCTGTGTCTACCGGCTCGGCAATGGATGCGAAAGCCTACGGCCCGTCGAAAAGCAGCGATATTGCTTTTCGACGGGCCGTTGCGATCTCAATGAGCTGGCGGAAGCCTAACTTGCGGGACTAGTCCTTACGACCAGTGCGGGCGCGCCACTCACGCAGGTTGCGGCGACCAACATAGATCGCTGCAAAGCCAACCACGAGCATGCCGACACCAAGCACGGCGCCGATCATGGCATACATGTCCCAATTGCTCTGCGAACCGACGGTGTTGGAGGCCAGTCCGAAAAGCAAGGTACCAAAACCAGCCAGTGACGCCAGCACCAGGCCCATTCCGATCCACGTGATGGAGCGGACGAGGGAGGAATGCGGTGCTTCGTAGCTCACCGGGACGTAACCGTCGACGTAGTTAGCCTCGAGGGAGTTCTCGTACACAGGAAATTCCTGGTACTCACGCTTGGTGTCGTTCATCACGATGGTGTCGCCTTTCTTACAGCTGCAGTTACCTACAGCTTAGTTGTCCTTTGCCGAGAAGAAAGCACGAGCCCTCTCCTTGTTGATCGCAGCCACTGCGGTCAACGGGATACCAGCCGGGCAAACGTCAGCACACTCACCGTACAGCGAGCAAGGTCCGAAGTTCGTCTCGAGTTCATCCACCATCTGGCGAGCACGCTTACCGCGCTCTTCCTTGCCCATTGGCATGAGCTTGAGGTGGGTGAGCTTAGCGCCGGTGAACAGGTGAGCTGCGCCGTTAGGGCAGGCAGCAACACAAGCGCCACAGCCGATGCAGGCAGCGTGGTCCAGTGCGAGCTCAGCGGTCTGGTGGTTCATGTGCAGGGTGTCTGCATCCGGGGCGGTGCCAGCGTCAACGGAGACGTAGCCCCCCTGCTGCATGACGCGGTCCAGCGCAGAACGGTCAACGACCATGTCCTTGATGACCGGGAACGCTGCGGAACGCAGTGGCTCAATCTTCAGGGTGTCGCCGTCTTTGTAGTTGTACATGCGCTGCTGGCAGGCAGGCTTGTTCTTGTCAGCGCCGTGCGGGCGACCGTTGACGTTTAGACCACAGGTGCCACAGATGCCTTCGCGGCAGTCTGAAGCGAATGCGAATGGTTCCTTGCCGGCTTCAATCATGCCTTCGTTGACATGGTCGAGAAGCTCGAGGATGGACATCTGCTCAACTGCATCAGGTACCTGGACGGTCTCGAAGTGACCTTCGGTGTTTGGTCCAGCCTGACGCCAAATTTCAAGAGTCAGTTTCATTACTTGTAATTCCTTGTCATCAGCGGGACGGCTTCGAAGTAGAGAGGTTCAGCGTGGCGAACAAACTTGTCTTCGCCAGCTGGCTCCCAGGCAGAAACGAAGCACCAGTTTTCATCGTCGCGCTCTGCTTCGCCTTCTTCCGAGAGGTGGTCATCACGGAAGTGAGCACCACAGGACTCATCGCGGTCGAGGGCGTCGACGCACATGAGCTCACCGAGGTCGATGTAGTCTGCAACGCGGTTTGCGTACTCGAGAACCTGGTTCATTTCTTCTGGGGAACCAGTGATACGCAGGTTGGACCAGAAGTCCTTGCGCAGCTTGCGAATATCCTCGATGCCCTTCTTGAGGTCCTCGATGTTTCGGGACACACCACAAGAGAAGTAGAGGATATCGCCGAGCTGGCGGTGGAAGTACTCTGGGCCATGCTCGCCCTGGATGCTCATCAGCTTGT from Corynebacterium epidermidicanis encodes:
- a CDS encoding membrane protein; the encoded protein is MNDTKREYQEFPVYENSLEANYVDGYVPVSYEAPHSSLVRSITWIGMGLVLASLAGFGTLLFGLASNTVGSQSNWDMYAMIGAVLGVGMLVVGFAAIYVGRRNLREWRARTGRKD
- a CDS encoding succinate dehydrogenase/fumarate reductase iron-sulfur subunit codes for the protein MKLTLEIWRQAGPNTEGHFETVQVPDAVEQMSILELLDHVNEGMIEAGKEPFAFASDCREGICGTCGLNVNGRPHGADKNKPACQQRMYNYKDGDTLKIEPLRSAAFPVIKDMVVDRSALDRVMQQGGYVSVDAGTAPDADTLHMNHQTAELALDHAACIGCGACVAACPNGAAHLFTGAKLTHLKLMPMGKEERGKRARQMVDELETNFGPCSLYGECADVCPAGIPLTAVAAINKERARAFFSAKDN